The Rhodothermales bacterium genome contains the following window.
TCTCGATCACGGGCCGTGGTACGGTGGTAACCGGTCGTGTGGAGCGCGGCGTGGTGAAAGTCGGCGAGCAGATCGAGATCATCGGTATGCAGGAAGAGAAGCTGACGACGACCGTGACGGGCGTTGAGATGTTTCGCAAGCTGCTGGAGCAGGCGCAGGCCGGCGACAACGCCGGTGTGCTGCTTCGCGGCACGAAGAAAGACGAAGTGGAGCGCGGCATGTGTCTGGTGAAGCCGGGCAGCGTGACGCCGCACAAGGAGTTCGAGTGCGAGGTGTACGTCCTGTCGAAAGACGAGGGTGGTCGCCACACGCCGTTCTTCAAGGGCTACCGTCCGCAGTTCTACTTCCGTACGACGGACGTGACCGGCGACATCGAACTGCCTGAGGGCGTGGAGATGGTGATGCCGGGCGACAACACGCAGTTCAAGGTGAAGCTGATTGTGCCTGTTGCCATGGAGCAGGGCCTGCGCTTCGCCATCCGTGAAGGCGGCCGTACGGTCGGCGCCGGCGTGGTCTCGAAGATTCTCGATTAAGGCATCGCCTTTTTCGGCTGATTCATGAGCAAAGCCCCGCGTCCGATTTCGGGCGCGGGGCTTCGGCTCGAAATCACATCGAACGAAATTCCGCGTGCCCGGTATGAGGCGCGCATTACGGGCGTAGCTCAATTGGCAGAGCAGCGGTCTCCAAAACCGCAGGCTGCAGGTTCGAGTCCTGCCGCCCGTGCCACCTAGAAGACTTAAGTATGAGCAAGATCACCGGCTACCTCCAGGAGGTCACCAAGGAAATGCGCAAGGTTTCCTGGCCCACCCAGCAGGAGCTCATCCGAAACACGGTCATCACGCTCGTGGCCACCGTCATCATCTCCGCATTCATCTACGCCGCTGACCAGGTCATTGCGGCGACGCTGGAGATCATCTACGGTACCTGAGACCCGTGGAAAAAGTCATGGACAACATCCGCAAGTGGTACGTGCTTCGCACCTTCTCCGGTCACG
Protein-coding sequences here:
- a CDS encoding elongation factor Tu, with translation SITGRGTVVTGRVERGVVKVGEQIEIIGMQEEKLTTTVTGVEMFRKLLEQAQAGDNAGVLLRGTKKDEVERGMCLVKPGSVTPHKEFECEVYVLSKDEGGRHTPFFKGYRPQFYFRTTDVTGDIELPEGVEMVMPGDNTQFKVKLIVPVAMEQGLRFAIREGGRTVGAGVVSKILD
- the secE gene encoding preprotein translocase subunit SecE, which produces MSKITGYLQEVTKEMRKVSWPTQQELIRNTVITLVATVIISAFIYAADQVIAATLEIIYGT